In Flavobacterium gelatinilyticum, a genomic segment contains:
- a CDS encoding DUF7218 family protein gives MPNPRIKNEEQYEALVKKGYSKEKSARIANTPDAGEKGGKAKPYEEWTKDELLKQASKVGIKGRSYMNKKGLINSLRNN, from the coding sequence ATGCCTAATCCAAGAATTAAAAACGAAGAACAGTACGAAGCCTTAGTAAAAAAAGGATACAGTAAAGAGAAATCGGCACGAATTGCAAATACACCAGATGCAGGAGAAAAGGGCGGAAAAGCAAAGCCGTATGAAGAATGGACAAAAGACGAACTTCTTAAACAGGCCAGTAAAGTAGGCATCAAAGGCCGTTCTTATATGAACAAAAAAGGACTTATTAATTCGTTACGAAACAATTAA
- a CDS encoding DUF4142 domain-containing protein: MKKILLAGKAILGAGLIMLSLNSCKNENKQEDPKEVAENANETKFDTIDSKEDDSEFLVDQAEINLAEIEIGKLAQQKSTNPEVKKFGKMLVDEHTKSASEVSALAKSKNFTLPASLTEEGQDEYKKLNEKSGVDFDKKFADMMIDGHEKAIKKLEKASKDATDEDVRLWASNNIAGLTAHLEHAKMLKQNLDKK; encoded by the coding sequence ATGAAAAAGATACTACTAGCCGGTAAAGCAATTTTAGGAGCGGGATTAATTATGTTATCCCTGAATTCGTGTAAAAATGAAAATAAACAAGAAGATCCAAAAGAGGTTGCGGAGAATGCTAACGAAACCAAATTTGATACTATCGACAGTAAAGAAGACGATTCTGAATTTTTAGTAGATCAGGCCGAGATTAATCTGGCTGAAATCGAAATTGGAAAATTAGCACAGCAGAAAAGTACCAATCCTGAAGTGAAAAAATTTGGTAAAATGCTTGTTGATGAACACACAAAATCTGCTTCGGAAGTTAGTGCTCTGGCAAAATCTAAAAACTTTACGCTGCCTGCTTCATTAACCGAAGAAGGTCAGGATGAATATAAAAAACTAAATGAAAAATCAGGTGTGGATTTTGACAAAAAGTTTGCCGATATGATGATTGACGGTCACGAAAAAGCAATCAAAAAACTTGAAAAAGCATCAAAAGATGCCACTGATGAAGATGTAAGACTTTGGGCATCAAACAATATTGCGGGTTTAACAGCACATTTAGAACATGCTAAAATGCTGAAACAAAACCTCGACAAAAAGTAA
- a CDS encoding NADH:flavin oxidoreductase, which yields MSTNNLFSPFNLKTLNLKNRIVMAPMTRSFSPNGVPTDEVAAYYQKRAEGEVGLILSEGTVINRKSSSNDANVPHFHGDLALNGWKKVIDEVHAAGGQMGPQIWHMGIMDNHHSGWVPPVPFEGPSGLNRPDFRNGVSMSEKDIEETILAFGKAAADAKKLGFDTIEIHGAHGYLIDQFFRAETNLREDIYGGKTLPERNRFAIEVIKEIRKQVGNDFAVIMRFSQFKPSDYNYKLAKNPQELEAWLNPLVDAGVDIIHASQRRFWEPEFEGSDLNFAGWAKKVTGAPTITVGSVGLSGDFFGAFAGESSEPTSLEELNRRFDRGDFDLVAVGRPLLSDPNWVAKIKAGKTDQLKGFSKEALGQLVLE from the coding sequence ATGAGTACAAACAACCTGTTTTCGCCATTTAACTTAAAAACGTTAAATCTGAAAAACCGAATCGTAATGGCGCCAATGACGCGCTCTTTTTCTCCAAACGGAGTTCCAACTGATGAAGTCGCAGCTTACTATCAAAAAAGAGCTGAGGGTGAAGTTGGTTTAATTTTATCCGAAGGAACTGTTATCAACAGAAAATCATCATCTAACGATGCTAATGTGCCGCATTTTCACGGAGATTTGGCTTTAAACGGATGGAAAAAAGTTATTGACGAAGTTCACGCTGCAGGCGGACAAATGGGCCCGCAGATATGGCATATGGGAATTATGGACAACCACCATTCAGGATGGGTTCCTCCTGTTCCTTTTGAAGGTCCGTCAGGATTAAACCGACCTGATTTTAGAAATGGTGTTTCTATGTCTGAAAAAGATATCGAAGAAACGATTCTTGCTTTTGGAAAGGCTGCTGCCGATGCTAAAAAATTAGGTTTTGACACGATCGAAATTCACGGTGCACACGGTTATTTAATTGATCAGTTTTTTAGAGCTGAAACAAACCTTCGCGAGGATATTTACGGAGGAAAAACATTACCGGAACGTAATCGTTTTGCAATTGAAGTGATAAAAGAAATCAGAAAGCAGGTTGGGAATGATTTCGCAGTTATTATGCGTTTTTCTCAATTCAAACCTTCTGATTATAACTATAAACTGGCTAAAAATCCGCAGGAATTAGAAGCATGGCTTAATCCTCTTGTTGATGCCGGTGTTGATATTATTCACGCTTCACAGCGTCGTTTCTGGGAACCTGAATTTGAAGGTTCTGATTTGAATTTTGCAGGATGGGCTAAAAAAGTAACGGGAGCGCCGACTATTACGGTTGGTTCTGTTGGACTTTCGGGCGATTTCTTTGGTGCTTTTGCAGGAGAAAGTTCTGAGCCTACTTCTTTAGAAGAATTAAACAGACGTTTCGACAGAGGCGATTTTGATTTGGTTGCAGTAGGAAGACCACTTTTATCTGATCCTAACTGGGTGGCTAAAATCAAAGCGGGAAAAACAGATCAATTGAAAGGTTTCAGCAAAGAAGCTTTAGGTCAATTGGTTTTGGAATAA
- a CDS encoding cupin domain-containing protein has translation MMPTHYTAVTEEGRIPNTYMTGEVSYKKQTSNIHPENTVIKEVSFEPGARSNWHSNASLQLIIVTDGLGYYQERGGQINLIEKGKVITVLPGVEHWYGAAPKTKYSHITIVTEVNKGHGEWLESVTDEEYFKDAEVLRY, from the coding sequence ATGATGCCGACACATTACACCGCAGTGACCGAAGAAGGGAGAATTCCAAATACTTATATGACAGGTGAAGTGTCATATAAAAAGCAGACGAGTAACATTCATCCCGAAAATACCGTAATTAAAGAAGTTTCGTTTGAGCCGGGCGCCAGAAGCAACTGGCATAGTAACGCCAGCCTTCAGTTAATCATTGTAACAGACGGGCTTGGCTATTATCAGGAACGAGGCGGACAAATTAATTTGATCGAAAAAGGAAAAGTAATCACCGTTTTACCCGGAGTTGAACACTGGTATGGAGCAGCTCCCAAAACAAAATATTCTCATATAACCATTGTAACAGAAGTAAACAAAGGCCACGGAGAATGGCTGGAAAGCGTTACTGATGAGGAGTATTTTAAAGATGCTGAAGTACTGAGATACTAA
- a CDS encoding ArsR/SmtB family transcription factor, producing the protein MEAIEIFKALSNKSRLQMLEWLKEPEINFPGQLEHGGFEHGVCVGQIQSKAGLTQSTVSEYLSILQRAGFIEAKRVGQWTYYKRNEGAFEALSKLIQSNL; encoded by the coding sequence ATGGAAGCTATAGAAATTTTTAAAGCCTTATCGAATAAGTCCAGACTGCAAATGCTGGAATGGCTCAAAGAACCCGAAATTAACTTTCCCGGACAACTTGAACACGGCGGATTTGAGCACGGTGTCTGCGTTGGGCAGATTCAGTCCAAGGCCGGTTTAACACAATCCACAGTATCAGAATATCTGTCTATTTTACAGCGCGCCGGTTTTATCGAAGCCAAACGTGTTGGACAATGGACCTATTATAAACGTAACGAAGGTGCCTTTGAAGCACTCAGTAAATTAATTCAATCTAATTTGTAA
- a CDS encoding DNA topoisomerase IB — protein sequence MPLKASQQKMMTQLIKSPHLVLEKLDLVYVSNQKLPIERCEGEDGFVYKKNGRCIKRKSELKRFNSLVLPPAWVNVRISDLANGHLQAVGLDVKNRKQYRYHPKWNLIRNQTKFYKIAEFGQKLPLIRKQVDLDLEQKEWSKNKVIALVIRLMEETHIRIGNEKYAKDNKSYGLSTLRKRHININKNTLRFEFIGKKGKQHTVTTRNKQLIKLVSRCEEIPGWEVFKYYDANGERKVLDSHMVNEYLHNISGEYFSAKDFRTWAASIVFFENLMEIGTTSDEKEIKRNIVTAYDATAEALGNTRNVCKNYYVHPLLVTTYEDGSIQQYFDKVKKSRSTKKYFSRSESAFAELIQNYQVNLL from the coding sequence ATGCCTCTAAAAGCATCGCAGCAAAAAATGATGACTCAGTTAATCAAGTCACCACATTTGGTACTCGAAAAACTGGATTTAGTTTATGTCAGCAATCAAAAACTGCCAATTGAGAGGTGTGAAGGAGAGGATGGTTTTGTTTATAAAAAAAACGGACGTTGTATTAAACGCAAAAGCGAGTTAAAACGCTTCAATAGTCTTGTATTACCGCCTGCGTGGGTAAATGTGAGGATTTCTGATTTGGCAAACGGACATTTGCAGGCCGTTGGACTCGATGTAAAAAACAGAAAACAATACCGTTATCATCCAAAATGGAATCTAATTCGGAATCAGACCAAATTCTATAAAATAGCCGAGTTTGGACAAAAACTTCCTTTAATAAGAAAACAAGTTGATCTCGATTTAGAACAAAAAGAATGGTCTAAAAACAAGGTTATAGCACTTGTAATCCGTTTAATGGAGGAAACGCACATCAGGATTGGAAACGAAAAGTACGCAAAAGACAATAAATCGTACGGACTTTCGACACTTCGCAAGCGTCACATCAACATCAATAAAAATACCCTTCGGTTTGAATTCATCGGAAAAAAAGGAAAACAACATACCGTTACAACCCGAAACAAACAATTAATCAAACTCGTAAGCCGATGCGAAGAAATTCCAGGCTGGGAAGTTTTTAAATATTACGATGCAAACGGCGAACGAAAAGTACTCGACAGCCACATGGTAAACGAGTATCTTCATAATATTTCGGGAGAATATTTCAGCGCCAAAGATTTCAGGACCTGGGCCGCGTCGATTGTTTTTTTTGAAAACCTGATGGAAATCGGAACAACTTCGGATGAAAAAGAAATCAAACGAAATATCGTAACCGCTTACGACGCCACGGCCGAAGCATTGGGAAATACCCGAAACGTATGCAAAAACTATTACGTTCATCCTTTGCTGGTTACGACTTATGAAGATGGATCGATACAGCAGTATTTTGATAAAGTAAAAAAAAGCCGAAGCACCAAAAAGTATTTTTCGAGATCCGAAAGCGCTTTTGCCGAGCTGATTCAGAATTATCAGGTAAACTTATTATAA
- the galA gene encoding beta-galactosidase GalA — translation MKNILPKIFLFSVFLSSVLSFAQNKSDRELLLIDKDWRFSFGHLYDTEKDFGHATGYFSYLTKTGFGDGPASKDFDDRAWRKLDLPHDWAVEQSFSEKGSFSHGFKTAGKGFPEKSIGWYRKKISIPETDKGKIISLQFDGVFRNSKVFFNGYYLGTEESGYNGFEYDVTAYVNYNGDNTIVVRADASMEEGWFYEGAGIYRHVYLKKTNPVFVALDGTYVTSEIKNNDAEVTAEVTIENKSHYKGSVEVIQTIFDASDKQISSVSETIQVPEFYRSASFTSKLHVKNPKLWDIDSPILYRLVTELKQNGKTIDRYETSFGIRTIQFDAEKGFFLNGKPVKLKGTNNHQDHAGIGTALPDELQYYRIQKLKEMGSNAYRCSHHPPTPELLDACDKLGMLVIDETRLMGINEYHLNDLERMMKRDRNHPSIFCWSVGNEEWNIEGNIVGERITNIMQDFSKSIDPTRPVTVGISSGFKSGISSVVEIMGYNYLGNGDIDAHRNEFKQQPGMGTEEGSTFATRGIYFTDDARHYQSAYDKKPRPSFYSIEEGWKFYAERPYLAGMFIWTGFDYRGEPTPYGWPSVTSYFGMMDVCGFPKDNVFYLKSWWGNKPVLHIMPHWNWSGMEGKEIDVWAYSNCDEVELFLNKKSLGKKKMQPNSHLEWKVNYTPGTLEAVGYKKGKKVLTETQKTTGKAENIKLSLDKENVLKGNVSVITVEFTDKNGLHIPTANDEVTFSIKGGKILGVGNGDPTSLEKDQFIDDVRLVPITNFQEQKTTAATLPEQLSNYAENDWITAFKDRDYKKQAPSYIYKGEFDLKNNSASNVVSFFYKKIGVETVVFVNGIKVEPSIEDPQKYNLSSAILKEGKNIIHIAATPLHKVKDWDVMNTDPGIIQVVTPADSWKRKLFNGYAQIIIQKEENAKEVVLSASAKGLRIGTLVVK, via the coding sequence ATGAAAAATATTTTACCCAAAATCTTCCTGTTTTCAGTTTTTTTAAGCTCCGTTTTGTCTTTTGCCCAGAATAAATCAGACAGAGAATTGCTTTTAATTGATAAAGACTGGCGTTTTTCATTTGGTCATTTATATGATACCGAAAAAGATTTTGGACATGCAACGGGTTATTTTTCCTATTTAACAAAAACCGGTTTTGGTGATGGTCCGGCTTCAAAAGATTTTGACGATCGTGCGTGGCGAAAACTTGATTTACCGCACGATTGGGCAGTCGAACAGTCTTTTAGCGAAAAAGGAAGTTTCAGCCACGGATTTAAAACTGCCGGAAAAGGTTTTCCGGAGAAAAGCATTGGCTGGTACCGAAAAAAAATCAGCATCCCTGAAACCGATAAAGGAAAGATTATTTCTTTACAATTCGATGGTGTTTTCAGGAACTCAAAAGTGTTCTTTAACGGTTATTACCTCGGAACAGAAGAAAGCGGTTACAATGGTTTCGAATACGACGTTACGGCTTATGTAAACTATAATGGAGATAATACAATTGTAGTTCGCGCCGATGCTTCGATGGAGGAAGGCTGGTTTTATGAAGGCGCGGGAATTTACAGACATGTTTATTTAAAGAAAACGAATCCTGTTTTTGTTGCTTTGGACGGAACGTATGTAACTTCTGAAATTAAAAATAATGATGCAGAAGTTACTGCCGAAGTAACAATAGAAAATAAAAGCCATTACAAAGGTTCAGTCGAAGTGATTCAGACCATTTTTGATGCTTCGGATAAGCAGATTTCGTCTGTTTCTGAAACTATTCAGGTTCCGGAATTTTACAGATCAGCGAGTTTTACTTCAAAATTACATGTCAAAAATCCGAAGTTATGGGATATTGATTCGCCCATTTTATACCGATTAGTGACAGAGTTAAAACAAAACGGAAAAACGATTGATCGTTATGAAACCTCGTTTGGAATCAGAACTATACAATTTGATGCCGAAAAAGGCTTTTTTCTAAATGGAAAGCCTGTAAAATTAAAAGGAACCAACAATCATCAGGATCATGCCGGAATTGGAACGGCGCTTCCGGATGAACTTCAGTATTATCGAATTCAGAAGCTAAAAGAAATGGGTTCGAATGCCTATCGTTGTTCACATCATCCGCCAACGCCCGAATTACTGGATGCCTGCGACAAACTGGGAATGCTCGTAATTGATGAAACCCGATTAATGGGAATCAACGAGTATCATCTAAACGATCTGGAACGAATGATGAAGCGCGACCGAAACCATCCAAGTATCTTCTGCTGGTCGGTTGGAAACGAAGAATGGAACATTGAAGGGAATATTGTGGGCGAACGCATTACAAACATCATGCAGGATTTCTCAAAAAGCATCGACCCTACAAGACCGGTAACGGTTGGGATAAGCAGCGGATTTAAAAGCGGCATTTCGTCTGTAGTTGAAATCATGGGCTATAATTATCTGGGAAACGGTGATATTGATGCTCACAGAAACGAATTTAAACAACAGCCTGGAATGGGGACAGAAGAAGGTTCTACCTTTGCAACACGCGGTATTTATTTTACAGATGATGCCAGACATTACCAAAGTGCGTACGACAAAAAACCGCGTCCGAGTTTTTACAGTATAGAAGAAGGCTGGAAGTTTTATGCCGAAAGACCATATCTGGCGGGAATGTTTATCTGGACAGGATTTGATTATCGAGGTGAGCCGACACCTTACGGCTGGCCGTCGGTAACTTCGTATTTTGGGATGATGGATGTCTGCGGTTTTCCAAAAGATAATGTTTTTTACCTTAAATCATGGTGGGGAAACAAACCCGTTCTTCACATTATGCCACATTGGAATTGGAGTGGAATGGAAGGCAAAGAAATTGATGTTTGGGCCTATTCCAATTGTGATGAAGTAGAACTTTTCCTCAACAAAAAAAGCCTCGGTAAAAAGAAAATGCAACCCAACAGTCATTTAGAATGGAAAGTAAATTATACGCCGGGAACTCTTGAAGCTGTAGGGTATAAAAAAGGTAAAAAAGTTTTGACCGAAACTCAAAAAACTACCGGAAAAGCCGAAAATATAAAACTGTCTTTAGACAAAGAAAATGTTTTAAAAGGAAATGTTTCTGTAATAACAGTCGAATTTACAGACAAGAACGGTTTGCATATTCCGACGGCTAATGATGAAGTTACATTTTCGATAAAAGGCGGTAAAATTTTGGGAGTAGGAAACGGCGATCCAACTTCGTTAGAAAAAGATCAGTTTATTGATGATGTAAGATTAGTCCCGATTACTAATTTTCAAGAGCAAAAAACAACAGCTGCAACTTTGCCTGAGCAATTATCAAATTATGCAGAAAACGACTGGATAACAGCGTTTAAAGATCGTGATTATAAAAAACAGGCGCCATCGTATATTTATAAAGGGGAGTTTGATTTGAAGAATAATTCGGCTTCAAATGTGGTAAGTTTCTTTTATAAAAAAATCGGCGTTGAAACTGTAGTTTTTGTAAATGGAATTAAAGTTGAACCAAGCATAGAAGACCCTCAAAAATATAATTTGAGCTCTGCAATTTTAAAAGAAGGAAAGAATATAATTCATATTGCAGCAACGCCATTGCATAAAGTAAAAGATTGGGATGTTATGAATACCGATCCGGGAATTATTCAGGTTGTAACACCAGCAGATTCTTGGAAAAGAAAGCTTTTTAACGGTTATGCCCAAATCATCATCCAAAAAGAGGAAAATGCGAAAGAAGTTGTTTTGTCTGCTTCTGCGAAAGGATTACGCATAGGAACTTTAGTTGTAAAATAG
- a CDS encoding helix-turn-helix domain-containing protein produces MSNQTETQNCDFTSDLKMKGFKVYPINGDFSKVPVYSRRDFYKICINTSKSIIQYADRGIETDGTILFFGNPIIPYSWETLSEGYEGYACVFTEEFFKTKDRSETLHESPLFKIGGTPIFNLTPEQKVFIDSLFQKMIEEYDTDYAFKDDLMRSYVNLIIHESMKMQPSENFFKHKNASSRITSLFLELLERQFPIETKDQPLLLKTPQDYAQSLSVHVNHLNRSVKEVTGKPTTSHITERVINEAKALLQHTDWSISDIGYSLGFEYPSYFNNYFKRLTGTVPKSLRM; encoded by the coding sequence ATGAGTAATCAAACAGAAACCCAGAATTGCGATTTTACTTCAGATTTAAAAATGAAAGGCTTTAAAGTCTATCCTATAAATGGAGATTTTAGTAAAGTTCCAGTTTACAGCCGCAGAGATTTTTATAAAATCTGCATCAATACAAGTAAGAGTATTATACAATATGCTGACCGCGGAATAGAAACCGATGGCACGATTCTGTTTTTCGGTAATCCAATTATTCCGTATTCCTGGGAAACGCTTTCTGAAGGATATGAGGGGTATGCCTGTGTTTTTACCGAAGAATTTTTTAAAACCAAAGACCGTTCAGAAACCCTTCACGAATCGCCTTTGTTTAAAATAGGAGGTACACCTATATTTAATTTAACACCTGAACAAAAGGTATTTATTGATTCTTTATTTCAAAAAATGATAGAAGAATATGATACCGATTATGCATTTAAAGATGATTTAATGCGCAGTTATGTCAATTTGATTATTCACGAATCGATGAAAATGCAGCCTTCAGAGAATTTCTTTAAACATAAGAATGCTTCATCAAGAATAACATCTTTATTTTTGGAATTGCTGGAAAGGCAGTTCCCAATCGAAACAAAAGATCAGCCTCTTTTATTAAAAACACCTCAGGATTACGCGCAGAGCCTTTCTGTTCACGTAAACCATTTAAACCGCTCGGTAAAAGAAGTGACAGGAAAACCCACAACCTCACATATTACCGAAAGGGTAATTAACGAAGCAAAAGCTTTGTTACAGCACACAGACTGGAGTATTTCGGACATTGGGTATTCACTTGGGTTCGAGTATCCAAGTTATTTTAATAATTATTTTAAAAGACTTACCGGAACGGTTCCAAAATCGCTCCGAATGTAA
- a CDS encoding NAD(P)-dependent alcohol dehydrogenase, with translation MEATNIKAFGTEAAEAPLKTLDIKRRAVQAHDVEIEILYCGICHSDLHSARNEWHGTIYPIVPGHEIVGRVTKVGEHVKNFKVGQLAGVGCMVDSCRECEHCKNDLEQFCDEGNIQTFNSPDKHLGGQTYGGYSQSIVVDESFALHISDKLNLAAVAPLLCAGITTYSPLKHWKVGPGQKVGIVGIGGLGHMGIKIAKAMGAHVVVFTTSLSKTEDAKRLGADEVVLSTDEAQMAAHARSLNFILDCVSAEHSIDSYLNLLKVDGTLTLVGAPMDPLPVTSFSLILGRRSFSGSLIGGIAETQEMLDFCAEHNITSDVEVIGVNDVNDAYERLLKGDVKYRFVIDMASLK, from the coding sequence ATGGAAGCAACAAACATTAAAGCCTTTGGTACAGAAGCAGCCGAAGCACCTTTAAAAACATTAGATATTAAAAGAAGAGCCGTACAGGCACATGATGTAGAAATTGAAATCCTGTATTGCGGTATCTGCCACTCTGATCTGCATTCGGCGAGAAACGAATGGCATGGTACAATTTACCCAATTGTTCCGGGACATGAAATTGTAGGCCGTGTAACAAAAGTAGGCGAACATGTAAAGAATTTCAAAGTAGGACAATTAGCCGGAGTAGGCTGTATGGTAGATTCCTGTAGAGAATGCGAACATTGTAAAAATGATCTTGAACAATTTTGTGATGAAGGAAATATTCAGACCTTTAATTCACCTGACAAACATTTAGGCGGACAAACTTATGGCGGTTATTCTCAAAGTATTGTAGTTGATGAAAGCTTTGCATTGCACATTTCAGATAAACTAAATCTTGCTGCTGTTGCTCCCTTATTATGCGCAGGAATTACAACTTACTCTCCATTAAAACATTGGAAAGTTGGACCTGGTCAAAAAGTTGGAATTGTTGGTATCGGTGGTCTTGGTCACATGGGAATCAAAATTGCGAAAGCTATGGGAGCTCATGTAGTAGTTTTTACAACATCTTTGTCTAAAACTGAAGACGCAAAACGTCTTGGAGCAGATGAGGTTGTACTGTCAACAGATGAAGCACAAATGGCAGCACACGCCAGAAGTTTAAACTTTATTTTAGATTGCGTTTCTGCGGAGCATAGCATTGATTCGTATTTAAATCTACTAAAAGTAGACGGAACATTAACTTTGGTTGGAGCGCCAATGGATCCGCTTCCTGTAACTTCTTTCAGCTTGATTTTAGGAAGAAGAAGTTTCTCAGGTTCTCTTATAGGAGGAATTGCAGAAACCCAGGAAATGTTGGATTTCTGTGCTGAACATAATATCACTTCAGATGTAGAAGTAATCGGTGTGAATGATGTTAATGATGCCTACGAAAGATTATTAAAAGGAGATGTTAAGTATCGTTTTGTAATTGATATGGCGTCTCTTAAATAA
- a CDS encoding lysozyme inhibitor LprI family protein gives MIQKALLALIILVSLKSNSQTLETVYKMKSDYQKCLDKGIDMRGCALDYYNQSDSLLNVAYKNLKTKISSKEQSKLKKEQLEWLKKRDQFFQKVYSDTKKQGNFIEGTQDFDMIIYDEQARFVFGRVKELIKKG, from the coding sequence ATGATTCAAAAAGCACTTTTAGCACTGATAATTCTGGTTTCGTTGAAATCGAATTCACAAACACTTGAAACAGTTTATAAAATGAAATCCGATTATCAAAAATGTCTGGATAAAGGTATAGATATGCGTGGTTGTGCGCTTGATTATTACAATCAGTCAGATAGTCTGCTAAATGTGGCTTACAAAAATCTTAAAACTAAAATCAGCTCAAAAGAACAGTCAAAACTGAAAAAAGAACAGCTGGAATGGCTTAAAAAACGCGATCAGTTTTTTCAAAAAGTGTATTCGGATACCAAAAAACAAGGGAATTTTATTGAAGGAACACAAGATTTTGATATGATAATCTACGACGAACAGGCAAGATTCGTGTTCGGAAGAGTAAAAGAGCTGATTAAAAAAGGTTAG
- a CDS encoding TlpA family protein disulfide reductase, with product MKKTLLVLGFLCCVITASKAQVVGVDVGDIAPEIDLPDTKGELVALSSLRGSLVLVDFWASWCAPCIKEQPTLLKLHNAYPDTFSIYGVSMDTKKPLWTAAIAKGKLPWTNVSDLKYWQSPAVADYMLQSVPLNFLIDKNGIILAKNIHGKALEDKVNALLAQ from the coding sequence ATGAAAAAAACATTACTCGTTTTAGGATTCTTATGTTGTGTAATAACCGCTTCGAAAGCACAGGTTGTAGGTGTAGACGTTGGAGATATTGCTCCAGAAATCGATCTTCCGGATACAAAAGGCGAACTTGTAGCACTTTCGTCTTTACGAGGTTCGCTGGTTTTAGTTGACTTTTGGGCTTCGTGGTGCGCGCCGTGTATTAAAGAACAGCCTACATTATTAAAATTACATAATGCATATCCAGATACATTTTCGATTTACGGTGTTTCTATGGATACCAAAAAGCCATTATGGACAGCAGCGATTGCAAAAGGAAAATTACCGTGGACAAACGTAAGCGATTTAAAATACTGGCAGTCTCCGGCTGTAGCCGATTATATGCTGCAATCTGTTCCGTTGAATTTTTTAATTGATAAAAACGGAATCATTCTGGCAAAAAATATCCACGGAAAAGCATTAGAAGATAAAGTGAATGCTTTACTGGCTCAGTAA
- a CDS encoding aldo/keto reductase codes for MKTRKLGNSGLEVSALGLGCMGMSFGYGPAHDKKEMISLLRSAYEKGITFFDTAECYGPFLNEELLGEALSPFRDKIVIATKFGFLEGDSKKGLDSRPEWIRKSIEGSLKRLNTDVIDLYYQHRVDPNVPIEDVAGTIKDLIQEGKVKHFGLSEAGAESIRRAHAVQTVTALQSEYSLWWRTPEEEIFPVLEELGIGFVPFSPLGRGFLTAKIDQNTQFDSTDFRNTLPRFTPEARKTNQAFVDLLIQMAADRGVTNAQIALAWILAQKPWIAPIPGTTKLHRLEENLGAVNLELSVQDIAEITTAASKITIEGSRYPEHLQKATGK; via the coding sequence ATGAAAACACGTAAACTAGGAAACAGCGGTCTTGAAGTCTCTGCATTGGGACTAGGCTGCATGGGAATGAGTTTTGGTTACGGACCGGCTCATGATAAAAAGGAAATGATCAGTCTGCTTCGTTCTGCATATGAAAAAGGGATTACTTTTTTTGATACGGCAGAATGTTACGGACCTTTTTTAAACGAAGAGTTATTGGGAGAGGCTTTATCGCCTTTTCGCGATAAGATTGTAATAGCCACTAAATTTGGTTTTTTAGAAGGTGATTCTAAAAAAGGACTCGACAGCCGTCCGGAATGGATTAGAAAAAGCATCGAAGGTTCATTAAAAAGATTAAACACAGATGTAATCGATTTGTATTATCAGCATCGTGTTGACCCGAATGTGCCAATTGAAGATGTTGCCGGTACAATTAAAGACCTGATTCAGGAAGGAAAAGTAAAACATTTTGGACTTTCAGAAGCAGGAGCAGAGAGCATCCGCCGTGCTCATGCCGTACAGACTGTTACAGCCCTTCAAAGCGAATATTCATTATGGTGGAGAACGCCAGAAGAAGAGATTTTCCCCGTATTAGAAGAACTCGGAATCGGATTTGTGCCTTTTAGCCCGCTTGGAAGAGGTTTCCTTACGGCAAAAATCGACCAGAACACTCAATTTGACAGCACGGATTTTAGAAATACATTACCACGTTTTACACCCGAAGCCAGAAAAACAAATCAGGCATTTGTAGACCTGTTAATTCAAATGGCGGCAGACAGAGGTGTAACGAATGCACAAATTGCCCTTGCATGGATTTTAGCCCAAAAACCGTGGATTGCACCCATTCCGGGGACAACAAAATTACACCGTTTAGAGGAAAACCTTGGAGCAGTAAATCTGGAACTTTCAGTACAAGACATCGCAGAAATCACCACTGCAGCCTCAAAAATTACAATAGAAGGATCAAGATACCCGGAACATTTACAAAAAGCAACGGGAAAATAA